In Bacteroidota bacterium, the following proteins share a genomic window:
- a CDS encoding sulfotransferase domain-containing protein, giving the protein MQKIGIHSVPRSGSSWLAQIFNSAPQVVVKFQPLFSYAFKNYLNENSTSEDISNFFAQISLSDDAFINQSQQRDIGIYPTFKKDKNLTHIIYKEVRYHHIIKNLLMKDKEIILFGLIRNPFAVINSWLNTPREFRKDLGWSEEQEWLFATAKNENKIEEFFGFNKWMEVALMFEELAAIYPERFYIIQYSNLLADTHTEIKKMFNFARIPMEQTTVDFIQASRNKNDNNKYSVYKQRAMDENWKNELSPTIILGIEKILATKTQLLKYL; this is encoded by the coding sequence ATGCAAAAGATTGGCATACATAGCGTACCCCGGTCGGGCTCATCATGGTTAGCACAAATATTTAACAGTGCCCCGCAAGTAGTTGTAAAATTTCAACCATTGTTTTCTTATGCATTCAAAAACTATTTGAATGAAAATTCTACCTCCGAAGACATCAGCAATTTTTTCGCGCAAATTTCACTTAGCGATGATGCATTTATAAATCAATCGCAGCAAAGAGATATAGGTATATATCCAACATTTAAAAAAGATAAAAACCTTACCCATATCATTTATAAAGAAGTGAGATATCACCATATTATTAAAAACCTTTTGATGAAGGATAAAGAAATAATATTGTTCGGGCTCATCCGCAATCCGTTTGCGGTAATAAATTCGTGGCTCAATACACCACGCGAATTTCGTAAAGATTTGGGTTGGAGCGAAGAACAAGAGTGGCTATTTGCAACAGCAAAAAACGAAAATAAAATAGAAGAGTTTTTTGGTTTTAATAAGTGGATGGAAGTTGCCCTGATGTTCGAAGAGTTGGCAGCAATATATCCCGAACGATTTTACATAATACAGTATTCTAATTTATTGGCTGACACGCATACGGAAATAAAAAAGATGTTCAACTTTGCCCGCATACCGATGGAACAAACTACTGTTGATTTCATACAAGCATCGCGAAATAAAAATGATAATAATAAATACTCAGTTTATAAACAGCGGGCAATGGATGAAAACTGGAAAAACGAATTGAGTCCCACGATAATTTTGGGAATTGAAAAAATATTGGCTACGAAAACACAATTGCTAAAGTATTTATAA
- a CDS encoding glycosyltransferase — MAKVTVIIPVYNTQDYLQQCLDSVINQSLTDIEIICINDGSTDNSLSILKEYAAQNNRLRIIDIERGGQGTARNMAIKEATGEYLGFVDSDDWIENDMFEELYNSASTFATDVTVCELNHFNQAENILAQPNWRKLPGHINFDNRGFPWEELGRECFRIGSEPCNKIYRRDFIIKNNIIFAKGVYYQDVLFVYHSFVKSIAISFVKKPLYVYRIDRAGSTSVDKGKKQFDIFKVLELLQIEMEKAPNFSNLESEFLKYRFGQYLYHFNNVVKVHKKEFWYRIKSEYDKLGSSHKEVLKSSNMLLNLALNKSYLFYNNYETASKLEARINKILFSHNIGQWLKSKIK; from the coding sequence ATGGCAAAGGTTACGGTCATTATTCCGGTTTATAATACGCAAGATTATTTGCAACAGTGTTTAGATTCTGTTATCAATCAATCGTTAACCGACATTGAAATAATTTGTATTAACGATGGTTCAACAGACAATTCATTAAGTATATTAAAGGAGTATGCAGCGCAGAATAATCGGTTACGAATTATAGATATTGAACGTGGCGGACAAGGAACAGCAAGAAACATGGCAATAAAAGAAGCAACGGGCGAATATTTGGGTTTTGTTGATAGCGATGATTGGATAGAAAATGACATGTTTGAAGAACTTTATAATTCAGCTTCCACTTTTGCAACGGATGTAACTGTGTGTGAATTGAATCACTTTAACCAAGCTGAAAACATATTGGCGCAGCCTAACTGGAGAAAACTTCCCGGCCATATAAATTTTGATAATCGTGGTTTTCCCTGGGAAGAATTAGGTCGCGAATGTTTTCGAATTGGTTCTGAGCCTTGCAACAAAATCTATAGAAGAGATTTCATTATTAAGAATAACATCATATTTGCAAAAGGGGTGTATTATCAGGATGTTTTGTTTGTTTACCACAGCTTTGTAAAATCAATTGCCATAAGCTTTGTAAAAAAACCATTATATGTTTACCGGATAGATCGGGCAGGATCAACATCGGTAGATAAAGGCAAAAAACAATTTGATATTTTTAAAGTATTAGAATTATTGCAAATAGAAATGGAAAAGGCTCCGAATTTCAGCAATCTTGAATCGGAATTTCTAAAATATAGATTTGGTCAATACTTATACCATTTCAACAATGTGGTGAAGGTTCACAAAAAGGAATTTTGGTATCGTATAAAATCGGAATATGATAAACTTGGCAGTAGCCATAAAGAAGTTTTAAAATCGAGCAATATGCTGCTGAATCTTGCTTTGAATAAGAGTTACCTCTTTTATAACAATTATGAAACCGCTTCCAAATTGGAAGCGCGTATAAATAAAATTTTGTTTAGCCATAATATTGGACAATGGTTAAAGTCAAAAATAAAATAA
- a CDS encoding glycosyltransferase gives MTSNSPTISIIVPVYNTAKYLEECLNSLINQTFSDIEIICVNDGSPDGSAEILKSYQGRDKRIIVVDQKNAGLSAARNTGMRLAKGKYIGFVDSDDWIDNNFYEKLMQSAVEHDAEIAMGNVIWFYDHDKTIEERSWIERLMFAIEADVAESVKDKKKVIQACTVWNKIFLRKLVEENNIWFYEGLYWEDNPFTVISTIQANKVGLVKDVLYHVRKHEKSITGSASSDRKPFDIFKIMAELKKFFVNEKIDSREGYKYYYEDLLYFYYYVLLTEKVHERYKKEFYKRAQKDFNKLGKDKIEYLIKTYKQFEIFKNKGYSIFMITSNVKNAVYNYYCTFYDKYSEVKKKITK, from the coding sequence ATGACATCGAACTCGCCTACAATTTCAATTATTGTTCCGGTATATAACACGGCTAAATATCTGGAAGAATGTTTAAACTCGCTGATAAATCAAACATTTAGTGATATTGAAATCATTTGTGTAAATGATGGTTCCCCTGATGGCTCAGCCGAAATCCTAAAATCGTATCAGGGCAGGGATAAAAGAATTATTGTTGTTGATCAAAAAAATGCCGGACTATCAGCAGCAAGAAATACAGGTATGCGATTAGCAAAAGGAAAATACATTGGCTTTGTAGATAGCGATGACTGGATTGATAATAATTTCTATGAGAAATTAATGCAATCAGCTGTAGAACATGATGCAGAAATAGCTATGGGCAATGTAATTTGGTTTTATGATCATGATAAAACTATTGAAGAGCGATCGTGGATTGAGAGGCTTATGTTTGCAATTGAAGCGGATGTAGCAGAATCGGTAAAAGACAAGAAAAAAGTAATACAAGCCTGTACGGTATGGAATAAAATATTTTTACGAAAACTTGTTGAAGAAAATAATATTTGGTTTTACGAAGGACTGTATTGGGAAGACAACCCTTTTACTGTTATATCAACTATACAAGCCAATAAGGTGGGGCTGGTGAAGGATGTTTTATATCACGTTCGTAAACATGAAAAAAGCATAACAGGCAGCGCCTCTTCTGACAGAAAGCCGTTTGATATTTTTAAAATAATGGCAGAACTGAAGAAGTTTTTCGTGAACGAGAAAATTGATTCAAGGGAAGGTTATAAATATTACTACGAGGATTTGCTATACTTTTATTACTACGTTCTTTTAACCGAAAAGGTACATGAGCGTTATAAAAAAGAATTTTATAAACGAGCACAAAAAGATTTCAATAAATTGGGCAAAGACAAAATTGAGTATTTGATAAAAACATATAAGCAATTCGAAATATTCAAAAATAAAGGCTATTCGATATTTATGATAACCAGCAATGTAAAGAATGCAGTTTATAACTACTATTGCACCTTTTACGATAAGTACTCGGAGGTAAAAAAGAAAATCACTAAATAA
- a CDS encoding glycosyltransferase family 2 protein: MPKISVVVPVYNTASYLAECLNSIMNQTFNDIEIICVNDGSTDDSPLMLESFKNKDERIVVINKKNGGLSSARNTGIKHAKGEYVYFIDSDDYLELDAFERLNKSILEDKPQVVCFGLKAFLDPSFTEATFDLAGKEKYYERSYLEEKVYSGPELYEVLLAKNNFVSSCCLYLTERKFLLQTGITFYEGLLHEDELFTRLLFFKTERIKILKNKFYNRRYRNDSITTVQYTEKNATALLVIAESLFELNKEIRSETLNRDVSIFFNLSINLIEKLAPQKNTKTKATIKHLYKSHLKKQFPKYNNRLFILRFQFLKPMIAWWEKKKASKKR, translated from the coding sequence ATGCCAAAAATATCTGTTGTTGTTCCTGTTTACAATACTGCATCGTATTTAGCCGAATGCCTGAATTCGATAATGAATCAAACGTTTAATGATATTGAAATCATTTGTGTGAATGATGGTTCAACTGATGATTCGCCATTGATGTTGGAGAGTTTTAAAAATAAAGACGAAAGAATTGTTGTTATAAATAAAAAAAATGGCGGCTTATCAAGTGCACGAAATACCGGTATAAAGCATGCCAAAGGCGAGTATGTATATTTTATTGATAGCGATGATTATTTAGAACTCGATGCTTTTGAACGATTGAATAAAAGTATTTTAGAAGACAAACCGCAAGTGGTTTGCTTTGGTTTAAAAGCTTTTTTGGACCCATCGTTTACCGAGGCCACGTTCGATTTAGCAGGAAAAGAAAAATACTACGAAAGAAGTTATCTTGAAGAAAAAGTTTATAGCGGCCCCGAGTTGTATGAGGTACTTTTGGCAAAAAATAATTTTGTTTCCAGTTGTTGTTTGTATTTAACTGAAAGAAAATTTCTTTTACAAACGGGTATTACTTTCTATGAAGGTTTGTTGCACGAAGATGAATTATTTACAAGGCTTCTTTTTTTTAAAACCGAGCGTATAAAAATTCTAAAAAATAAATTCTACAACAGGAGGTACAGGAATGATTCAATAACAACAGTACAGTATACAGAAAAAAATGCTACAGCACTTTTAGTTATTGCCGAATCATTGTTTGAGTTGAATAAGGAAATACGAAGCGAAACTTTGAATAGAGATGTATCAATATTTTTCAATTTGTCGATAAATTTAATAGAGAAGTTAGCGCCACAAAAAAATACAAAAACAAAAGCTACCATTAAACACCTTTACAAGTCACATTTAAAAAAACAATTTCCAAAATATAATAATAGGTTATTTATTTTACGTTTTCAGTTTTTAAAACCAATGATTGCCTGGTGGGAAAAAAAGAAGGCCAGTAAGAAAAGATAG
- a CDS encoding glycosyltransferase, which produces MRIAICNTIREAYSETFVKAQVDFLPAALVLHDGMPPTMVDGKLIKAENKKIAELTGGTKVAQESLSLEDEIVCLLKREKIDIVLAQFGPVGYSIREVCRKAQIPFVVHFHGYDASGNKLLADYEEKYKLLFSDAKGVIAVSKIMAKKLREIGCPAEKITLIYYGPNAKFFDLKPKYDSVTFFGIGRFVDKKAPYLTLLAFAEVLKKVPEAKLILGGDGILLNTCKNIAKAFGIENSVSFPGILKPEETMQLMEKSLAYVQHSVIADTGDSEGTPVAVLEAAAAALPVIATYHGGIPDVIINNETGFLLEEYDIAGMAQAMLTLIDNKENAKKLGMAGRERIKNNFTMDKYISDIRNLLNTTVENEKGLLISQLQQIVEEKEVKASALEANVLELKKIIEEKENNALELKKIIEEKENTIKQKENNVIELKKIVAEKENTVKSLENTIEQKENNVIELKR; this is translated from the coding sequence ATGAGAATTGCGATTTGTAATACAATTAGAGAAGCATATTCCGAAACATTTGTGAAAGCGCAGGTAGATTTTCTGCCGGCAGCCTTGGTATTGCATGATGGTATGCCACCAACCATGGTTGATGGAAAGCTAATAAAGGCAGAAAATAAAAAAATAGCGGAATTAACAGGAGGAACAAAAGTTGCACAAGAATCATTATCGCTCGAAGATGAAATTGTGTGTTTGCTAAAACGCGAAAAAATAGATATTGTACTTGCACAATTTGGTCCCGTAGGATATTCAATCCGCGAAGTATGTAGAAAAGCTCAAATTCCTTTTGTTGTTCACTTTCATGGATATGATGCCAGCGGAAATAAACTATTGGCTGACTATGAGGAAAAATATAAACTTCTTTTTTCAGACGCCAAGGGAGTAATAGCAGTATCAAAAATAATGGCGAAAAAACTTCGCGAAATAGGATGTCCGGCAGAAAAAATTACACTCATATATTACGGACCAAATGCAAAGTTTTTTGATTTAAAACCAAAATATGACAGCGTAACTTTTTTTGGAATTGGAAGATTTGTTGATAAAAAAGCCCCCTACTTAACGTTGCTGGCTTTTGCCGAAGTGCTGAAAAAAGTGCCCGAAGCCAAATTAATATTGGGAGGTGATGGTATATTGCTAAATACATGTAAGAATATTGCAAAAGCGTTTGGTATCGAAAACAGTGTTTCGTTTCCGGGAATATTGAAGCCCGAAGAAACAATGCAACTTATGGAGAAATCATTAGCCTATGTGCAACATTCTGTAATTGCCGATACGGGCGATAGTGAGGGTACTCCTGTGGCCGTGCTTGAAGCGGCCGCTGCCGCTTTGCCGGTTATTGCCACATACCATGGCGGTATACCCGATGTAATAATAAATAACGAAACCGGTTTTTTGCTTGAAGAGTATGATATTGCAGGAATGGCACAGGCTATGTTAACCTTGATTGATAATAAAGAAAATGCGAAAAAGCTTGGAATGGCGGGCCGCGAACGAATAAAAAATAATTTTACCATGGATAAATACATTAGTGATATTCGAAATCTATTGAATACAACTGTTGAGAATGAAAAAGGACTATTGATTAGTCAACTGCAACAAATTGTTGAGGAAAAGGAAGTAAAAGCTTCAGCACTGGAAGCCAATGTTCTGGAACTAAAAAAAATAATTGAAGAAAAAGAAAATAATGCGCTGGAACTAAAAAAAATAATTGAGGAAAAAGAAAATACAATTAAGCAAAAAGAAAACAATGTTATAGAATTAAAAAAGATAGTAGCAGAAAAAGAAAACACCGTTAAGAGTTTAGAAAATACAATTGAACAAAAAGAAAACAATGTTATAGAATTAAAAAGATAG
- a CDS encoding glycosyltransferase, whose amino-acid sequence MKNKNTLPPLVSIACITYNHSQFIKQCLDSILMQKINFTFEIVIHDDASTDGTREIIEEYATRYPDIIFAMYQTENQFSKGVRGINPRFNYNRCRGNYIALCDGDDYWTDENKLQKQIDFLQANHEYSMCCHDALVKPYYGKDFIYNDYKSDLDFEFEQLIYQNRIPTASIVYRKFYIDPEFFNGLMAGDWLLILLNAERGKIRYFNNVMSVYRVHTNSIWSNMEPNEMVLKGVAVMDKLNRHFKYKYDTIFKDAIRKRMEKYSHSKNNKGYFWNMRKKIIFQIKRKLTF is encoded by the coding sequence ATAAAAAATAAAAATACTCTGCCACCATTGGTTTCTATAGCATGCATTACGTATAACCATTCACAATTTATTAAACAGTGTTTGGATAGTATATTAATGCAGAAAATAAATTTTACATTTGAAATTGTAATTCATGATGATGCATCGACCGATGGTACAAGGGAAATTATTGAGGAGTATGCAACACGCTATCCCGATATTATTTTTGCAATGTATCAAACCGAAAATCAATTTTCGAAAGGCGTAAGAGGTATTAATCCAAGGTTTAACTATAACCGATGCAGGGGTAACTATATAGCACTTTGTGATGGTGATGATTACTGGACCGATGAGAATAAATTGCAAAAGCAGATAGATTTTTTGCAAGCCAATCATGAATACAGTATGTGTTGCCATGATGCTTTGGTAAAACCATATTATGGAAAAGACTTTATTTATAATGATTATAAAAGCGACCTGGATTTTGAATTTGAGCAATTGATATATCAAAACCGTATACCTACGGCTTCTATTGTTTACAGGAAATTTTATATCGATCCGGAATTTTTTAATGGACTTATGGCCGGAGATTGGTTGTTGATTTTATTAAATGCCGAACGTGGCAAAATTCGCTATTTTAATAATGTAATGAGTGTTTACCGTGTTCACACCAATTCGATATGGAGCAATATGGAGCCAAACGAAATGGTTTTAAAAGGGGTAGCAGTAATGGACAAATTGAACAGGCATTTCAAATACAAATACGATACTATTTTTAAGGATGCTATACGAAAAAGGATGGAGAAATATTCACATAGCAAAAACAATAAAGGCTATTTTTGGAACATGCGAAAAAAGATAATCTTTCAAATAAAAAGGAAACTGACTTTTTAA
- a CDS encoding DegT/DnrJ/EryC1/StrS family aminotransferase, with amino-acid sequence MIPITKPFLPPREEYIQYVDDIWKRNWLTNNGPLVKELELKLKEYLSVKHLLFLGNGTIALQIAIKALELKGEIITTPFSYVATTSSIVWEGCTPVFVDIDATMNINPLLIEAAITKKTSAILATHVYGNPCDIAAITKLAKKYNLKVIYDAAHCFGSMYKGKSVFNYGDITIGSFHATKIFHTIEGGAVTTKDKALIKKMSHLRNFGHAGPDKFIGVGINGKNSEFHAAMGLTNLKYVDEILAKRKSDHQLYDNHLQHLQLQKPLVLKNAGYNYSYYPVAFKTEKDCMKVFDGLQKYNVFTRRYFYPLLSTLDYVKHKKMPVADNLSKRILCLPLYFELSKTEIDLICKMIIRILK; translated from the coding sequence TATGTGGATGATATTTGGAAACGCAATTGGTTAACCAACAACGGCCCATTGGTAAAAGAACTTGAATTAAAGCTAAAAGAGTATTTGAGTGTAAAGCACTTACTTTTTTTAGGCAATGGTACTATAGCACTGCAAATAGCAATAAAAGCTTTGGAGCTAAAAGGTGAAATTATTACCACGCCATTTAGTTATGTTGCCACCACAAGCAGTATAGTGTGGGAAGGTTGCACTCCGGTGTTTGTAGATATTGATGCCACTATGAATATCAATCCATTATTAATAGAAGCAGCAATAACAAAAAAAACTTCAGCCATACTTGCCACACATGTATACGGCAATCCCTGCGATATTGCAGCAATTACAAAGTTGGCGAAAAAATATAACCTTAAAGTTATATACGATGCAGCACATTGCTTTGGGTCGATGTATAAGGGCAAATCGGTATTCAATTATGGCGACATCACTATAGGAAGTTTTCATGCTACAAAAATTTTTCATACCATAGAAGGAGGAGCAGTAACTACAAAAGACAAAGCATTGATAAAAAAAATGTCGCACCTGCGCAACTTTGGTCATGCCGGACCCGACAAATTTATTGGCGTTGGCATCAATGGCAAAAACTCTGAGTTTCATGCCGCAATGGGCCTCACGAATTTAAAATATGTAGATGAAATACTGGCAAAAAGAAAGTCAGACCATCAGTTATACGACAACCATCTCCAGCACTTACAATTACAAAAGCCCCTGGTATTGAAAAACGCAGGGTATAATTATTCGTACTATCCTGTGGCATTTAAAACAGAAAAAGATTGCATGAAAGTTTTTGATGGCTTACAAAAGTACAATGTTTTTACCCGCAGATATTTTTATCCCCTTCTATCGACACTTGATTATGTAAAACATAAAAAAATGCCCGTTGCCGATAATCTTTCGAAACGAATTTTATGCCTGCCGCTTTATTTTGAATTGTCGAAAACCGAAATCGATTTGATTTGCAAAATGATAATAAGGATATTGAAATAG
- a CDS encoding WbqC family protein, which yields MKIGIMQPYFFPYIGYFQLIEAVDEFVFYDDVQFINNGWINRNRILINKEAKMVTVPLANASYKKLINEIPLLPKTKYKILTSIELAYKKAPNFETVFPLISEVIATDYKMISELSTASVMCVSQYLDLKTRFHISSQSFANSAQLKKENRLYDICAQTKATTYINTIGGKSLYNKQDFANRNIQLYFTEPNAINYKQWGNNFIPWLSIIDVMMFNTKAEIKQMLSNYKIT from the coding sequence ATGAAAATTGGAATAATGCAACCGTATTTTTTTCCGTATATTGGTTATTTTCAGTTAATAGAAGCTGTTGATGAATTTGTTTTTTACGATGATGTGCAATTTATAAATAACGGATGGATTAACCGTAACCGTATTCTAATAAATAAAGAGGCCAAAATGGTTACTGTGCCTTTGGCAAATGCCTCGTACAAAAAATTAATTAATGAAATTCCTTTGTTGCCAAAGACAAAATATAAAATATTAACATCGATAGAATTAGCGTATAAAAAAGCGCCAAACTTTGAAACAGTTTTTCCACTCATAAGCGAAGTAATTGCTACCGACTACAAAATGATTTCAGAACTATCTACAGCAAGCGTTATGTGTGTGTCCCAATACCTAGATTTAAAAACCCGATTTCACATCAGCTCACAATCCTTTGCTAATTCGGCACAATTGAAAAAAGAAAATCGCCTATATGATATTTGCGCGCAAACAAAAGCTACTACTTACATAAATACAATAGGTGGCAAATCGCTGTACAATAAACAAGACTTTGCTAACAGAAATATACAATTATATTTTACTGAACCCAATGCAATAAATTACAAGCAATGGGGAAATAATTTCATACCGTGGCTTTCAATCATCGATGTAATGATGTTTAATACCAAAGCAGAAATAAAACAAATGTTAAGCAATTATAAAATAACGTGA